The following proteins are co-located in the Komagataeibacter sp. FNDCF1 genome:
- a CDS encoding GntR family transcriptional regulator → MVAFTSAQSGKLPRRALSEEAYEHVRRGLIRSRYRSGERLVLRPLAAELGLSPTPVREALLRLVSEHALELNDRNTAVVPAMTQRSFAEIHDLRVDLEMRLAAAAAQRATEHGIEALVILQHQFMDASRMRDDGGMAAFNADFHTTVATIAELPLTANILRNLWMRIGPLYALSRPMVQAAHDGRSHPHDDLITALRQRDVAAAQVAVTRDFEHARRWIEPRLS, encoded by the coding sequence ATGGTAGCATTCACGTCAGCCCAGTCTGGAAAGCTCCCGCGCCGCGCCCTGAGCGAGGAAGCGTACGAGCACGTACGCCGTGGGCTTATCCGCAGCCGCTACCGTTCGGGGGAGCGGCTGGTCCTGCGGCCGCTGGCGGCCGAACTGGGGCTGAGCCCGACCCCGGTGCGCGAGGCGCTGCTGCGCCTGGTGTCCGAGCATGCGCTGGAACTCAATGACCGCAACACCGCCGTGGTGCCCGCCATGACCCAGCGCAGCTTTGCCGAGATCCATGACCTGCGTGTTGACCTTGAAATGCGCCTTGCCGCCGCCGCCGCCCAGCGCGCCACCGAACATGGCATCGAGGCGCTGGTCATCCTCCAGCACCAGTTCATGGATGCGTCACGCATGCGCGATGACGGGGGTATGGCCGCCTTCAATGCCGATTTCCACACAACGGTGGCCACGATTGCCGAACTGCCGCTTACGGCCAATATCCTGCGCAACCTGTGGATGCGGATCGGCCCGCTCTATGCGCTGTCCCGCCCCATGGTCCAGGCCGCGCATGATGGGCGGAGCCACCCGCATGACGACCTGATCACCGCCCTGCGCCAGCGCGACGTGGCTGCGGCCCAGGTTGCTGTCACGCGTGATTTCGAACACGCGCGCCGCTGGATCGAACCCCGCCTGTCCTGA
- the minE gene encoding cell division topological specificity factor MinE — translation MSLFGSFFGRSTKTSAPVARDRLQILLAHERTGNGDESDLLNKLHTEILEVIKRHIPVDQDKVQVKLDRGNSVSMLEIDIEVPQIRSPRHR, via the coding sequence ATGAGCTTGTTTGGCTCCTTTTTCGGGCGCAGCACGAAAACATCCGCACCGGTGGCCCGTGACCGCCTGCAGATCCTGCTGGCACACGAGCGCACGGGCAACGGAGATGAATCCGACCTGCTCAACAAGCTGCATACCGAGATACTGGAAGTGATCAAGCGGCATATTCCCGTTGACCAGGACAAGGTGCAGGTCAAGCTGGACCGGGGAAATTCCGTCTCGATGCTCGAGATCGACATCGAGGTTCCGCAGATCCGCTCCCCCCGCCACCGGTAA
- the minD gene encoding septum site-determining protein MinD translates to MAKVLVVTSGKGGVGKTTSTAALGVALAQTGQNVVVVDFDVGLRNLDLVMGAERRVVFDLINVIQGDAKLSQALIRDKRIETLSILPASQTRDKDALTTEGVARVMQELREKFDWVICDSPAGIERGAQLAMYHADHAIVVTNPEVSSVRDSDRIIGMLDSTTEKAKGGGKIEKHLLLTRYDPARAARGEMLRIEDVLEILSIPLLGIIPESEEVLRASNLGAPVTMCSPDSPPARAYMEAARRLEGEKLEVSIPVERKGLFARLFKGKS, encoded by the coding sequence ATGGCAAAAGTGCTGGTTGTCACATCCGGCAAGGGTGGCGTTGGAAAGACAACATCCACCGCGGCACTGGGCGTGGCGCTGGCACAGACCGGGCAGAATGTCGTGGTCGTTGACTTTGACGTCGGCCTGCGCAACCTCGATCTGGTCATGGGCGCCGAACGACGGGTCGTGTTCGACCTGATCAACGTGATCCAGGGCGATGCCAAGCTCTCCCAGGCGCTGATCCGCGACAAGCGGATCGAGACGCTGTCCATCCTCCCCGCATCGCAGACCCGCGACAAGGATGCCCTGACCACCGAGGGCGTGGCCAGGGTGATGCAGGAACTGCGCGAGAAGTTCGACTGGGTGATCTGTGACAGCCCGGCCGGAATCGAGCGTGGCGCGCAGCTGGCCATGTACCATGCCGACCACGCCATCGTGGTGACGAACCCCGAAGTCTCCTCCGTGCGTGACAGCGACCGCATCATCGGCATGCTCGACAGCACGACCGAGAAAGCAAAAGGCGGCGGCAAGATCGAAAAGCACCTGCTGCTGACCCGCTACGACCCGGCCCGCGCCGCCCGGGGCGAGATGCTGCGTATCGAGGACGTGCTGGAGATCCTGTCGATCCCGCTGCTGGGCATCATCCCCGAAAGCGAGGAAGTGCTGCGCGCATCCAACCTGGGCGCACCGGTCACGATGTGCAGCCCCGACAGCCCGCCTGCACGTGCCTACATGGAAGCCGCACGCAGGCTGGAAGGCGAAAAGCTGGAAGTGTCCATACCCGTGGAGCGCAAGGGCCTGTTTGCACGCCTGTTCAAGGGGAAAAGCTGA
- the minC gene encoding septum site-determining protein MinC has product MPDELRPTPKIRARGRSFLALVLSPEPVLADWLAGLDAQIARSSTFFAGKPVILDLSLLDADTEGLAELYPALCARGIRIIGIEGGDPAWPACARWDWPAGFMGGRASGAVDIPDDAAPPRVEVPRASSMIIEQPIRSGQVIMNPEGDIIILGSVGSGAEVTAGGSIHVYGPLRGRAIAGMNGQPDARIFAHSMQAELLAIDGYYITAEEIDPRYVEKPAQIILTNDTLVVQPLVPPAFPGRKT; this is encoded by the coding sequence TTGCCAGACGAACTGCGTCCCACACCGAAAATCCGCGCACGTGGCCGGTCTTTCCTCGCGCTGGTGCTCTCGCCCGAGCCGGTCCTGGCCGACTGGCTGGCCGGACTTGACGCACAGATTGCCCGCTCAAGCACGTTTTTCGCGGGCAAGCCCGTCATCCTTGACCTCTCCCTGCTGGACGCGGACACCGAAGGGCTGGCCGAACTCTATCCGGCGCTGTGCGCGCGCGGTATCCGGATCATCGGCATAGAAGGGGGCGACCCCGCATGGCCCGCCTGCGCGCGGTGGGACTGGCCTGCCGGCTTCATGGGCGGCCGGGCATCCGGCGCCGTGGACATTCCCGATGATGCCGCCCCCCCGCGGGTGGAGGTGCCACGCGCGTCATCCATGATCATCGAGCAGCCGATCCGTTCGGGGCAGGTGATCATGAACCCCGAAGGCGACATCATCATCCTCGGCTCCGTGGGGTCGGGGGCGGAGGTGACCGCTGGCGGGTCGATCCATGTGTACGGCCCGCTGCGCGGGCGCGCGATCGCGGGCATGAACGGGCAGCCCGATGCCCGCATCTTCGCCCATTCCATGCAGGCCGAACTCCTTGCCATCGACGGATATTACATCACCGCCGAGGAAATCGATCCGCGCTATGTCGAAAAACCCGCGCAGATCATTCTCACTAATGACACACTTGTCGTGCAGCCGCTTGTACCGCCTGCATTCCCCGGACGGAAAACCTGA
- a CDS encoding glutathione S-transferase family protein, whose product MRILYHLPLSPYSRKVRLVLGEKRLPFELKTERVWERRPDYLDRNPAGTVPMLQEENGLCIPDSWVICEYLEEAYADTPLLGRTLAERVEVRRLVVWFDEKFGHEVSCKLLNEKVMKRISGRGNPDGGALRAGYASIRTHLSYIDWLAETRQWLAGNMLSLADFAAAAHLSCLDFLDDVDWTRVPAAKDWYARMKSRPCFRSILQDRMTGFNPPAHYAGLDF is encoded by the coding sequence ATGCGCATCCTGTATCATCTTCCCCTTTCGCCCTATTCCCGCAAGGTCCGCCTCGTGCTGGGTGAAAAACGGCTGCCGTTCGAGCTCAAGACCGAGCGCGTGTGGGAACGCCGTCCGGATTACCTGGACCGCAACCCCGCCGGCACGGTGCCCATGCTACAGGAAGAAAATGGTCTGTGCATTCCGGATTCGTGGGTGATCTGTGAATACCTGGAAGAAGCCTATGCCGATACCCCGCTGCTGGGCCGCACGCTGGCCGAACGGGTGGAGGTGCGCAGGCTTGTGGTCTGGTTCGATGAAAAATTCGGCCATGAGGTTTCATGCAAGCTGCTCAATGAAAAGGTGATGAAGCGCATTTCTGGCCGGGGCAATCCCGATGGGGGTGCCCTGCGCGCGGGGTATGCCAGTATCCGTACCCACCTGTCCTATATCGACTGGCTGGCGGAAACCCGGCAGTGGCTGGCGGGCAACATGCTGTCCCTGGCGGATTTTGCCGCCGCCGCCCATCTGTCATGCCTTGATTTTCTGGATGATGTGGACTGGACGCGCGTACCCGCGGCAAAAGACTGGTACGCGCGCATGAAAAGCCGCCCGTGCTTCCGCTCGATCCTGCAGGACCGCATGACCGGCTTCAATCCGCCCGCCCATTACGCGGGCCTGGATTTCTAG
- a CDS encoding MBOAT family protein produces the protein MLFASQPFLLVFLPVVLGLYYAVAASRAARQGVVIGASLVFYGLWDWRFVPFLLGLTGFNQMMAMAWGRSRWRGWLWGGVVCNLLVLFGFKYMDWVVGGVLHALGWAHAPWPVILPLGLSFFVFQKISYLVDLGRGQARVYRLADFVEFVTFFPQLVAGPIVRHNELIPQFDASPRNGHMWANLGQGGLLVLVGLGKKAGLADTLGGICAPVFAAAASGHAPGLAAAWLAAVAYMLQIYFDFSGYSDMAIGMALMMGIRLPFNFNAPYAAGSIRDFWRRWHMTLSRFLRDYLYIPLGGNRCAPARQAFNVVVTMALAGVWHGAGWTFMLWGVLHGVALAVAHAWDRAGLRINRVAGHVLTLLFVLLTWVVFRADSLPAAGRMLAGMAGMGGGGAPGRHPFVLGLAAVVALVGPASQQVVLERVRPAPWLAVGAGIAFVLLVFLIGGRPPEPFIYFQF, from the coding sequence ATGCTGTTTGCCTCCCAGCCTTTCCTTCTGGTGTTCCTGCCGGTTGTGCTGGGGCTTTATTACGCCGTGGCCGCAAGCCGGGCGGCGCGGCAGGGGGTGGTCATTGGGGCCTCCCTTGTATTCTACGGATTGTGGGACTGGCGGTTCGTACCCTTCCTGCTGGGCCTGACCGGTTTCAACCAGATGATGGCCATGGCATGGGGGCGCAGCCGGTGGCGGGGCTGGCTGTGGGGCGGCGTGGTGTGCAACCTGCTGGTGCTGTTCGGCTTCAAATACATGGACTGGGTGGTCGGGGGCGTGCTGCATGCGCTGGGCTGGGCCCATGCGCCGTGGCCCGTTATCCTGCCACTCGGGCTGTCATTTTTCGTGTTCCAGAAAATCTCCTACCTTGTCGATCTGGGACGTGGGCAGGCGCGGGTCTACCGGCTGGCGGATTTTGTAGAGTTCGTGACGTTTTTCCCCCAGCTCGTGGCCGGGCCCATCGTGCGGCATAACGAACTGATCCCGCAGTTCGACGCCAGCCCGCGCAATGGCCACATGTGGGCCAATCTGGGTCAGGGCGGGCTGCTTGTGCTGGTGGGGCTGGGCAAGAAGGCGGGGCTGGCGGACACGCTGGGCGGCATCTGCGCGCCGGTATTTGCCGCGGCGGCCAGTGGTCATGCGCCGGGGCTGGCGGCGGCATGGCTGGCGGCGGTGGCCTACATGCTGCAGATCTATTTCGATTTTTCCGGCTATTCGGACATGGCCATCGGCATGGCACTGATGATGGGCATCCGCCTGCCCTTCAATTTCAATGCACCCTATGCCGCCGGTTCAATACGTGACTTCTGGCGGCGGTGGCACATGACACTGTCGCGCTTCCTGCGTGATTACCTCTACATTCCGCTGGGGGGCAACCGCTGCGCGCCCGCGCGCCAGGCGTTCAATGTGGTGGTGACCATGGCGCTGGCGGGCGTGTGGCACGGGGCAGGGTGGACGTTCATGCTGTGGGGGGTGCTGCATGGCGTGGCGCTGGCGGTGGCCCACGCATGGGACCGGGCGGGCCTGCGGATCAATCGTGTTGCCGGGCATGTGCTGACCCTGCTTTTCGTGCTGCTGACATGGGTGGTGTTCCGTGCCGACAGCCTGCCCGCGGCGGGCAGGATGCTGGCGGGCATGGCGGGCATGGGCGGTGGCGGGGCACCTGGCCGGCATCCGTTCGTACTGGGGCTGGCGGCCGTGGTGGCGCTGGTGGGCCCCGCGTCGCAGCAGGTGGTGCTGGAGCGCGTGCGGCCCGCGCCATGGCTGGCCGTGGGGGCGGGCATCGCCTTTGTGCTGCTGGTGTTCCTGATAGGTGGCCGCCCGCCGGAGCCGTTCATCTATTTCCAGTTTTAA
- a CDS encoding replication-associated recombination protein A, with product MAGRRDSMDDGPADLFGAPPPQQAGRGPVPFPAASRAAPARTQPLADRLRPATLDDVVGQDHLLGPQGSLRQMLARGSLASLILWGGPGVGKTTIARLLADAAGLRFVQLSAVFSGVADLKRAFEDARRTSAQGGGTLLFVDEIHRFNRAQQDGFLPVVEDGTVVLVGATTENPSFALNSALLSRCQVLVLHRLDDAAMEKLLERAEETTGTALPLTPEARATLRAMADGDGRYLLNMVEQLLALPPQKAPLDPAALSSLLARRAALYDKDREEHYNLISALHKSMRGSDPDAALYWFARMLEGGEDPRYIARRLTRFAAEDVGMADPHALPLAVAAWETFERLGSPEGELALAQLVVHLATAPKSNAVYKGYNMARRAARATGSLMPPAHILNAPTTLMKDIGYGKGYEYDHDAEGGVSGQNYFPDGMRRPKLYQPTDRGYEREVARRLDSWNRVRESRGS from the coding sequence ATGGCAGGCAGGCGCGACAGCATGGATGATGGCCCGGCGGACCTGTTTGGCGCGCCCCCGCCACAGCAGGCGGGACGGGGGCCGGTGCCCTTTCCCGCGGCATCCCGCGCTGCCCCCGCGCGCACCCAGCCGCTGGCCGACCGCCTGCGCCCGGCCACGCTGGATGACGTGGTGGGGCAGGACCATCTGCTCGGGCCGCAGGGCAGCCTGCGGCAGATGCTGGCGCGTGGTTCACTGGCCAGCCTGATCCTGTGGGGCGGACCCGGCGTGGGCAAGACCACCATCGCCCGCCTGCTGGCCGATGCTGCGGGGTTGCGTTTTGTCCAGCTTTCCGCCGTGTTTTCCGGCGTGGCCGACCTCAAGCGCGCGTTCGAGGACGCACGGCGCACCAGCGCGCAGGGCGGCGGCACGCTCCTGTTCGTTGATGAGATCCACCGCTTCAACCGCGCCCAGCAGGATGGCTTCCTGCCGGTGGTGGAGGATGGTACCGTGGTGCTGGTGGGTGCGACGACGGAAAACCCGTCCTTTGCGCTCAACAGCGCGCTGCTGTCACGCTGCCAGGTGCTGGTGCTGCACCGGCTGGATGATGCGGCGATGGAAAAGCTGCTTGAACGTGCGGAGGAGACGACCGGCACCGCCCTGCCACTGACACCGGAAGCCCGCGCCACCCTGCGCGCCATGGCCGATGGTGACGGGCGCTACCTGCTGAACATGGTCGAGCAGCTGCTTGCCCTGCCACCGCAAAAGGCACCGCTGGACCCTGCCGCCCTGTCCAGCCTGCTCGCCCGCCGCGCGGCACTGTATGACAAGGACCGCGAGGAACATTACAACCTGATCTCGGCGCTGCATAAATCCATGCGTGGTTCCGACCCCGATGCGGCGCTGTACTGGTTTGCCCGCATGCTCGAAGGTGGCGAGGACCCGCGCTACATCGCCCGCAGGCTGACCCGCTTCGCCGCCGAAGACGTGGGCATGGCCGACCCGCACGCCCTGCCGCTGGCGGTGGCGGCGTGGGAGACGTTCGAGCGCCTGGGCTCGCCCGAGGGGGAACTCGCACTGGCGCAGCTTGTGGTGCATCTGGCCACGGCGCCGAAGTCCAATGCGGTGTACAAGGGCTACAACATGGCCCGCAGGGCCGCGCGCGCCACCGGCAGCCTGATGCCGCCCGCCCATATCCTCAATGCACCCACTACGCTCATGAAGGATATCGGCTACGGCAAGGGGTATGAATACGACCATGATGCGGAGGGTGGCGTATCGGGCCAGAACTACTTCCCCGATGGCATGCGCCGGCCAAAACTGTACCAGCCCACCGACCGGGGATATGAACGTGAAGTGGCGCGACGACTGGACAGTTGGAACAGAGTGCGCGAAAGCCGTGGGTCATGA
- a CDS encoding RluA family pseudouridine synthase: MSVVTLTVSDDEADIRLDRWFRRHYPHLTQGALQKLCRTGQVRVDGRRATAATRLEPGQVVRVPPIPNANRPPPLAVKPLDERQVREINKMVIYRDDHVIVLNKPAGIAVQGGPGITHHIDALLDGLRDSPDDPRPRLVHRIDRDTSGLLLVARTPGVAAKLAAAFRGRDVHKVYWAVVVGRPSPATGIIDQPLTKLGAGAGAISVVAERGDADAVHALSEYEVLDAAARKMSWLALSPLTGRTHQLRVHCEALGNPILGDPKYGGDVAHVAGFADRLHLHARRLELPHPAGGTLVVEADLPPHMRETFRQIGFDTPAAQPPRRRS, encoded by the coding sequence ATGAGTGTCGTTACCCTTACCGTCAGCGATGACGAAGCCGATATCCGCCTCGACCGCTGGTTCCGCAGGCATTACCCCCACCTGACGCAGGGGGCGCTGCAGAAGCTGTGCCGCACGGGGCAGGTACGCGTGGATGGCAGACGTGCCACCGCCGCCACCCGGCTGGAACCGGGGCAGGTGGTGCGCGTGCCGCCCATACCCAATGCAAACCGCCCGCCGCCGCTGGCGGTCAAGCCGCTGGATGAGCGGCAGGTGCGCGAAATCAATAAAATGGTCATCTACCGCGATGATCATGTGATCGTGCTCAACAAGCCCGCGGGCATTGCAGTGCAGGGCGGACCGGGCATCACGCACCATATCGACGCGCTGCTTGATGGCCTGCGGGACAGCCCCGATGACCCGCGCCCCCGGCTTGTCCACCGCATCGACCGCGATACGTCCGGCCTGCTGCTGGTGGCGCGCACGCCCGGGGTTGCGGCAAAGCTTGCGGCAGCTTTCCGTGGCCGTGACGTGCACAAGGTGTACTGGGCCGTGGTGGTGGGCCGCCCCAGCCCGGCCACGGGCATCATTGACCAGCCGCTGACCAAGCTGGGGGCTGGTGCTGGCGCCATCAGCGTGGTGGCCGAGCGCGGTGATGCGGATGCGGTGCATGCCCTGTCGGAATACGAGGTGCTCGATGCGGCGGCGCGCAAGATGTCATGGCTTGCCCTCTCGCCCCTGACCGGGCGCACCCATCAGCTGCGCGTGCATTGCGAGGCACTGGGCAACCCCATACTGGGTGACCCCAAATATGGGGGCGACGTGGCGCACGTGGCGGGCTTCGCCGACAGGCTGCACCTGCATGCCCGCAGGCTGGAACTGCCCCACCCCGCGGGCGGCACGCTGGTGGTGGAAGCCGACCTGCCGCCGCACATGCGCGAGACATTCCGGCAGATCGGCTTTGACACACCCGCGGCCCAACCCCCGCGCCGCCGCAGCTAG
- a CDS encoding AsmA family protein has translation MAQNGNARRILLGSVAALVVVAGAGGLVVRSMLDPDSLRTKAIAAIEKQTGRQVRLGALDIHLLPSPSLSVRDVGLSDMAGGAYTDMLTAEQLQASIGFMALLHHELRLENVSLTHPVLHLERTQAGEANWRLSPTGAQATARPDAATTQAASDWKVQVGSVRVSNADLDWDDRLSGSRGRVVLDHINLSGVDGAQPQLDVTGHDDGGSFTLAGHTGAINLASTARAGWPVALKATFLSGGQQAGQLAVDGTVADPDHMKGYDVTLDGNVASLKTVESLVPGLTLPDVRRLSFRANVVDGSAAGSTGSTPLLNSLHLDTGAVDAGQYLSGLTLQGLSIDAPGPKDAVNIRSQGQWQGQALKLSGTLGSLQQVDAAVTSHLADPLPLSLDLSGDPGALRVAGTLGGGHAVVNVDASASTLALPGGGVIDHLTASSHLVSEDNGAHFQLSDIVVKSTQVSLTGSLDLSMHGGAGGVPLASGALAASWLNVDALMGSTTTGKADAKGVTAPAQPAASSDSLPFDRLRRMDADLKLSADQMEFEGDEYHNALTHISLRGGRLVVDPLQAQGTGRSVSGQFVVDASGSVPIISGTIGTLVLPAAWVESRAGLSNLVQGALQVVGTVHTQGTTRTELRNGMTGHMGVSMVNGTISGSALGAMLGDAARGTLGSGPIPLRCFGIHMSMADGQANVDTIGMQTSGLSVTGHGTVGMVSQALDLHLVPQVMISGTGASVPLRVGGTLGAPRPRMDAGSDGRYAIGLLLGGSSGGNAATDPCPAALRAAREGQAGPQPSAAAPAVENSRNADANKLMEKAKASPDVKKVGNLLKGLGILK, from the coding sequence ATGGCACAGAACGGAAATGCACGGCGGATCCTCCTGGGGTCCGTGGCCGCACTGGTGGTCGTGGCGGGCGCGGGCGGGCTTGTGGTCCGATCCATGCTGGACCCGGACAGCCTGCGCACGAAGGCGATCGCCGCAATCGAGAAGCAGACCGGGCGGCAGGTACGCCTGGGCGCGCTGGATATCCACCTCCTGCCCAGCCCGTCGCTGTCCGTGCGTGACGTGGGGCTGTCGGACATGGCGGGCGGTGCCTATACCGACATGCTTACGGCGGAGCAGCTGCAGGCCAGCATCGGCTTCATGGCGCTGCTGCATCATGAACTGCGGCTGGAGAATGTCAGCCTGACCCACCCCGTGCTGCATCTTGAGCGCACGCAGGCGGGGGAAGCCAACTGGCGTCTTTCCCCCACCGGCGCGCAGGCCACCGCCAGGCCCGATGCCGCGACCACGCAGGCGGCATCCGACTGGAAGGTACAGGTCGGCAGCGTGCGCGTGAGTAATGCCGACCTCGACTGGGATGATCGCCTGTCCGGCAGCAGGGGCAGGGTGGTGCTGGACCATATCAACCTGTCGGGCGTGGACGGGGCGCAGCCGCAGCTTGACGTGACGGGTCATGATGATGGCGGCAGCTTTACGCTGGCGGGCCATACGGGGGCGATCAACCTTGCCTCCACCGCGCGGGCAGGCTGGCCGGTGGCGCTTAAGGCCACCTTCCTGTCCGGCGGGCAGCAGGCGGGGCAGCTTGCGGTGGATGGCACCGTGGCCGACCCGGACCACATGAAGGGCTATGACGTCACGCTCGACGGGAATGTGGCCAGCCTGAAAACTGTCGAGTCGCTGGTGCCGGGGCTGACGCTGCCCGATGTGCGCCGCCTGTCGTTCAGGGCGAATGTGGTGGATGGCAGTGCGGCAGGCAGCACGGGCAGCACGCCGCTGCTGAACAGCCTGCATCTGGATACCGGGGCGGTGGATGCGGGACAGTACCTGTCCGGGCTGACATTGCAGGGGCTTTCGATTGATGCGCCGGGGCCGAAGGATGCGGTGAACATCCGCAGCCAGGGCCAGTGGCAGGGACAGGCGCTGAAACTGTCCGGCACGCTGGGTTCGCTCCAGCAGGTCGATGCGGCTGTCACCTCCCATCTGGCCGACCCGCTGCCGCTCTCGCTTGACCTGTCGGGGGATCCGGGTGCGCTGCGGGTGGCGGGCACGCTGGGTGGTGGCCATGCGGTGGTGAATGTCGATGCCTCCGCCAGCACCCTGGCGCTGCCCGGTGGCGGGGTGATCGATCACCTGACGGCGTCGAGCCATCTGGTCAGCGAGGATAATGGCGCGCATTTCCAGCTGTCGGATATCGTGGTCAAGAGCACGCAGGTTTCGCTTACGGGATCGCTGGACCTGTCCATGCATGGCGGTGCTGGCGGCGTACCGCTGGCCAGTGGCGCGCTTGCGGCAAGCTGGCTGAATGTTGATGCCCTGATGGGCAGCACCACCACGGGCAAAGCCGATGCGAAAGGCGTGACCGCCCCCGCGCAGCCTGCCGCCAGCAGTGACAGCCTGCCCTTTGACCGGCTGCGCAGGATGGATGCCGACCTGAAGCTGAGCGCCGACCAGATGGAATTCGAGGGCGATGAATACCACAACGCCCTGACCCATATCAGCCTGCGTGGTGGCCGGCTTGTGGTTGACCCGCTGCAGGCGCAGGGCACCGGGCGCAGCGTGTCGGGGCAGTTCGTGGTGGATGCATCGGGCAGCGTGCCCATCATCTCGGGCACGATCGGTACGCTGGTACTGCCCGCCGCGTGGGTGGAAAGCCGTGCCGGGCTGTCCAACCTGGTACAGGGCGCGCTGCAGGTGGTCGGCACGGTCCATACGCAGGGCACGACCCGCACCGAACTGCGTAACGGCATGACCGGGCATATGGGCGTGTCCATGGTCAATGGCACGATCAGTGGCAGCGCGCTGGGTGCAATGCTGGGCGATGCGGCGCGTGGCACGCTGGGTTCCGGCCCGATCCCGCTGCGCTGCTTCGGCATTCACATGAGCATGGCGGACGGACAGGCCAATGTGGACACCATCGGCATGCAGACCAGCGGGTTGAGCGTGACCGGCCATGGCACCGTGGGCATGGTTTCGCAGGCGCTGGACCTGCATCTCGTGCCGCAGGTCATGATCAGTGGTACCGGCGCCAGCGTGCCGCTGCGCGTGGGCGGCACGCTGGGGGCACCCCGGCCCAGGATGGATGCGGGCTCCGATGGCCGTTACGCCATCGGGCTGCTACTGGGTGGCAGTTCTGGCGGCAATGCCGCGACCGACCCCTGTCCCGCGGCGCTCAGGGCCGCGCGTGAGGGGCAGGCCGGTCCCCAGCCCTCCGCCGCTGCTCCGGCGGTCGAGAACAGCAGGAACGCGGATGCCAACAAACTGATGGAAAAGGCCAAGGCGTCGCCTGATGTGAAGAAGGTGGGCAACCTGCTCAAGGGCCTGGGAATCCTGAAATGA
- a CDS encoding ATP12 family chaperone protein, with protein sequence MMKDGVRPPTPQVAARRKRFWAQARVAPVADGGFAVELDGRGIRLPGGAALVVQSGALARAIAGEWAAAGGEKGGHFTPDDLPMTRITGTMIERVAPDPAAQVTALLQYVDGELLCYRADHPAMLCARQHEQWDPQLAWLRARHGIDMAVTTGIMPLVQAAGVHAAWRTIVQAQDNATLAALGVMVPAMKSIVLGLAVVTGALSCAGAAEIATVDERTQMEIWGRDARQVAALEALAAEVADAARFLQLCHEGNG encoded by the coding sequence ATGATGAAGGACGGCGTACGTCCCCCCACCCCGCAGGTGGCAGCACGGCGCAAACGCTTCTGGGCGCAGGCGCGTGTCGCGCCCGTGGCGGATGGCGGTTTTGCGGTGGAACTGGATGGCCGGGGCATCCGCCTGCCTGGCGGCGCGGCACTTGTGGTGCAGTCCGGAGCGCTGGCCCGTGCGATTGCAGGGGAATGGGCAGCGGCCGGTGGGGAAAAAGGCGGGCATTTTACCCCCGATGACCTGCCCATGACCCGCATCACCGGCACCATGATCGAACGCGTGGCCCCGGACCCGGCGGCACAGGTGACGGCACTGTTGCAGTATGTGGATGGGGAACTGCTGTGCTACCGCGCCGACCATCCCGCCATGCTCTGTGCGCGCCAGCATGAACAGTGGGACCCGCAGCTTGCCTGGCTGCGTGCGCGCCACGGCATCGACATGGCGGTGACGACGGGCATCATGCCGCTTGTGCAGGCGGCAGGCGTGCATGCGGCGTGGCGCACCATCGTGCAGGCGCAGGATAACGCAACCCTTGCGGCGCTGGGTGTGATGGTGCCTGCCATGAAAAGCATCGTGCTGGGGCTTGCGGTGGTGACCGGTGCGCTATCGTGTGCAGGGGCTGCGGAAATCGCCACGGTGGATGAACGCACCCAGATGGAGATATGGGGGCGTGACGCCAGACAGGTTGCGGCTCTTGAGGCACTGGCGGCGGAAGTGGCGGACGCCGCCCGTTTCCTGCAACTGTGCCACGAGGGAAATGGATGA